Part of the Gilliamella sp. wkB7 genome is shown below.
CAGTACGAGAGTATTTTAATATTTCGCCAATTAACTGATCTAATCGTTCAGATTCCAGTTCAATTCTTGCTAAACAAGTGTCGATATTTTGTTTATTTTGCTGGGCAAGCCCAATAGCTAACTGTAAACGTGCCAATGGTGTTCTAAGTTCGTGTGATACGTCATGCAGCAATGATTGACGATCTGAGATCAAGATATTGAGTTGTTCAACCATCATATCAAAATCTTTACCCACTTCACTTATTTCATCATGCCGATATTCTAGCTTATCAAATAATCGAACCGAAAGATTACCTTGTGATACTTGAAAAAAGGCCTGCCTTAATAATCGCATTGGTTTAGTTAAATTCCAAGCTAAAGTAAGACTTAACGTAAGCCCAACAAAAATTCCCGCTAGTGTAATAGGCATCGGCATATTAAACAGTATATTTTGGAACTGAGTATTTATTTCTTCTTTTTTAAACGAAACAGAATACAGTGTTCCATCTGGGGCAACGGCTGAACGTTGGTACATATAATTCGGAGATTCTAATTCATCGTTTAGAATATTAACTTGATCATTTTGAGGAGAAACCAATCTTATTGACAATAATACTCGCTCACGTTCGGGTAAATGTGCAATAAAATTAAGCGTATCTTCTTCACCTGCCACATGCAATAATTGCGCAATCATATCGACTTTAGTCGGCATATGATTGAGGATTTGTTTATTTTTTCCTTCTACATATACAGAAAAAGCAATCCATGTAAGTTGAAAGGTAAGAAAAAACATCACGCAAAATACAACAAGTATTTTCCAAAATAATCGACGATTCATAGCAAACCTATTGTTATTAACGAATGCGGTAACCTACAGCTCTAATGGTTTCAATTGTCACGTCGTTTTGGGCAACTTGAAATAATTTCTGACGAATATTACTAATATGTACATCAACACTACGATCATAAAGTTCGCGAGCGCGGCCAAGTCCAACTTCAGATAATTCTTCTTTAGTAACCACACGTTCGCTATTTTTTACCAATAAGACTAATAAATTAAATTCAGTCGATGTTAAGTCAATAGCCTGTCCATTCCATGTACATAACCGTTGCGGTAAATCTAATGTCAAACCATTAAAATGGTATTTTTTATCATCTACCAATTCAACTGTTCGTTCATCAAAACGGCGTAACACAGCACGTAATCGGGCTAATAGTTCACGAGGATAACATGGTTTAGGGATATAATCATCAGCACCTAATTCTAAACCTAACACACGATCGATATTGTCACCTTTAGCTGTTAACATAATAACAGGCATATTACAGTGTTGACGTATACTTTTAAGAACGTCAATACCATTAATATCTGGTAACATTACATCTAGAATTGCAGCACGATATTTTCCCGATAATGCTTCATCAATAGCATCTTTACCCAAATAAACACTTTTAATATTAAAACCTTCATTAGTTAAATATTCACTAAGCATTTGTGATAATTCGACATCATCATCAATTAACAAAATATTTATCATACATAGCCATTATTATTAATTTTATGTAGTTACATTATTACAATAATAAAAAAAAAGTCAGGTAATTTTACTAAAATATTACATATTTTGAACAATTCCTGATTATTTAATTCACTGTTTAACCAAATAAAAAGTCTAGATTAACACTAAATTGCAACATATTTTTTTAAAAAGATTAACATTAATTTTTTTATAAAGATATTTTAAATAATAACCTTTATTTATTCTAGTGCAACATATTTAATTATTTACTTTGCAATCTTAACATTAAAATTTAAACTAAATATTATAGTTATCTTTTATTAAATGTTTCACCATCTAGCACTATTTATTATAGGCAATAAT
Proteins encoded:
- a CDS encoding ATP-binding protein; this encodes MNRRLFWKILVVFCVMFFLTFQLTWIAFSVYVEGKNKQILNHMPTKVDMIAQLLHVAGEEDTLNFIAHLPERERVLLSIRLVSPQNDQVNILNDELESPNYMYQRSAVAPDGTLYSVSFKKEEINTQFQNILFNMPMPITLAGIFVGLTLSLTLAWNLTKPMRLLRQAFFQVSQGNLSVRLFDKLEYRHDEISEVGKDFDMMVEQLNILISDRQSLLHDVSHELRTPLARLQLAIGLAQQNKQNIDTCLARIELESERLDQLIGEILKYSRTEMNNRNDEEYFDLKDLLSVVISDANYEANHQQIDVHFLPSTINHSIVKGNSEQIRRAIENIIRNAIRFSEAGQAIEVSLKETNKYLQIEVKDRGPGVEWNKLSSIFEPFVRIQSPQLGKGYGLGLAIARKTVVMHNGTIKAANREGGGLVVTIYLPYWRKYQTLTPSNNHY
- a CDS encoding response regulator transcription factor yields the protein MNILLIDDDVELSQMLSEYLTNEGFNIKSVYLGKDAIDEALSGKYRAAILDVMLPDINGIDVLKSIRQHCNMPVIMLTAKGDNIDRVLGLELGADDYIPKPCYPRELLARLRAVLRRFDERTVELVDDKKYHFNGLTLDLPQRLCTWNGQAIDLTSTEFNLLVLLVKNSERVVTKEELSEVGLGRARELYDRSVDVHISNIRQKLFQVAQNDVTIETIRAVGYRIR